The genomic segment GAATGCTTCTCCCTTGACCTCAATTAACGAAACCAGACAAGAGTCAGGTGACGCTGCAGATGAAAAAACAGcaggaagagaaagaacCGCCAACGAGGAATCATCAACGGAACTCAAGGACGATAATCCAAACTCGAACCAGGAAACAAGCGCAACTGGTAACCAAACtataaaaatgaatgatgataaaaatgTAACAATTAACACAAGGGAAACCCCTCTGtaatataaataatagCACATAAGTAAAAATGGAATACGGTAATAACTATATAGAAATATCTTCTGCAGGACCAAGGTTACTGAGTGGTGAATgtaaaattatttattcGCTTGCGTTATATTTACATGTGGTATATCCGGATGCATAGAGCCTACTATAGAAATTTTGGGATTTTATCATGTTCTTTGGCGATTTCATTCAAATCACCTGGTTGGTTCATCATCATATGGACATCACCACTTAGGTAAaccttttcatcttcttttttcgaCTTTTCTAAATCTTTTAGAACATTCAAATCAGTGACAATCCCTTCTTTGTTCTTAACGCCAGCATCTGGAGTTTTTTCGattacttctttttttgcctCGTCTATTATACTTTGCCAGATCTCTTCCAATGACTCTTCCTTAGGAACCACAATATCAGTCTCATCTTCCTTCATCCCAGTTGCGTTCTTGCCGACGATTCCTAAACGCAAATTCACAAGtttcaattcatcatctGCGTCGAAGTCTACCTTTCCATTATTATCATGAACCCTCCGTATCAGCTCTTTCAATTTATCAAGTTTTAGCTTATATTTCCTTTCCATATCAATAATGTTCCTTTTCTCGGCTATTACTGCGTTTAATATCGACCCAAATATCATTACCAAAAGTAAAGGTTTGATCATTGTTTTATCAAATCTTGACTTTCTCTTAATGCCCGCATTTGCTGATGCAACAGTTCTAGCGGTTATCTTTATGGGAGCAAGGCTCCTTAAAAATAGACCATTTCTTAACACTTGTCTTGCCATAAACATTTTTCCTTACACCTTTTACGTATGACTTGTCTTTCCTTGTTGTTACTTTTTCCCTGCTCATTATATCACATAAGATGTAAATTAGAGGATGCGTAAAATAGTTCAACTGTGCTACGCCACATCAGAATACCGACAACCATAAACAGCGGCGAAGAGAAGACAAAGCAATGGCAAGAGCGTTGAGGGATATATCATTATTCAATGATATAAGAAAGGATCAAAATTCGGCAGGAGCCAAGCATGAGAGATATAACATGAGAGATCTCCGAAGTAAGAAGAACCAGCATGTAAATGGCATAGATGATTATGAAGATGATTCGCTTGACAGATTTAtaagaaggaagaaatcCAGAGTTGTGAAATACATTCCATCATTGTCAGCGTATAATGTGTTCAATGAATTTCCTTACTATCCTACGTCAGCCAGTCAGTTACTAGACGGCAAATTAGACGAATTTCTAATGCTGTCAGAACAATACAAAAGTAGATTACCCAAAATACGCAAGCTAGGATGGAATAGATTCAAACCAATAGGCATTAATAAAACTATGTACGAATTAGAAATGCTAAGGTCTCGAGCACGAGCTCAAAACGCGGAAGGGAACAATGAGGAAGACTTCAGGCAGCACGATTCTAGAGAAGAGGATCCAAGAAACAATGGCTCTATAGGACGCGTGATACTGCCTCATATTCTAcaggaaaatgaagaatatgataCTGGTGAGGGTGTTACAGGATTGCATAGCATGCCAAATGACAGTATGGCCATACTTGCGAATAACAGTGCTAATAATTCGCAAAATGAGGAAGTATCAGAGGAGGATGAAATATCATACGATTATGATGCAGAGTTCGATCATGTTGTAGATGAGGATGATAATGAGGAGGGAGAAGTGCCGGGGGAAGGTGTGGAAGGTATAGAAGTTCAGAGAGAGAGAATTGTGCCGGATGACTTATTAATGAGACCCACTTCACTGTCACGCTCCCTACAACAGTTTGTGGAAGAGGCTCATCATTTAGATAGAAACCCATATGATATTGACAGTGATAACGACGGAGAAGATTCAAAGGTAGAACTGGACATGAATCCggattttgaagatgacgTGGGAAGAGAGCATGATTATAATAGCGAATACAGCCAAGAGCCGACTTCTTATGGTGGGATTACACCTGATCTAGCGAGTAATTGGAGGAATTGGACTAGGGAGAGGATAACTAGTTTAGATGAATTAATGGAGAGACGAGCCAGGCAGCAACGAGGTCAAGATTAGAAAAATGCTCTCCTCAGCACCAAAATTCATCTATCTATTAAGATGTATACATACACAAGTGCACCAAAAGTGCTTAGTGGTAGTTATATTTGCTGATTATATCTAAGTTATCTATTTACTTTCTCGGATTCAAAATTAACCATGTTGGGCAAAGCAGTGGATTGTAAGGGAAATTGATCCACTTTACTAGTTTGCAGGTGGATAGCGGGGATGACCCACTTACCACAACTGCACCTAGATCCTTTCCAGTTGTAACCGCCAACTTTACTTGAACAGCCTGGACATGAAAACTTCCCTTCTAACTCTTGCTTGCCTTGTAGTTCAGGTTGCATCCATTTTAAAGGTTcgatgaaaaaatgagagCAATTTGCTTGTGACTCTTGAATATCAATAATACGATGGGAGTTGGCGGCCCTCTTGATGAAGTGTCCCTCTGATGATTCCTTACTTGGTGGGTCATGCGCGATGAAAGATGTAGATAACGCCAATTTGGTTCTGCACTTCTTACATCTCACTGCGGTGACCTTGCTCTTCTCAGCTTCAGTTAATTTATCCAAGTCTTGCGACGACTCCGAATCTTTAAACATTCCAGAATTGGAGACCAATTCGCTGCCCGATGGATCTAACTTGATAGATtgcttcagcttccactgCTTATAGGCTGGGTTGTCGAAATCGACAAAATCTCCACCCATTTTCTCAAAGAGATGTAATTGTTCCATGAAATTCTCGTTTGGCTCAACACTCGGTTTCTTCCTCTTGACAGCGTGCATAGCCATTGATAGTGACAATCCATAACGATACATTAGGTAGGCTACTATGAAGGTTACAGATCTCGAGAGTCCTGCTTGACAATGAGCAAAAACAGCACCACGTTGTGGTTTCTTCTTGAAATCTACTAATCTGGGCGAATACTCAACTTCATTGGGGAACAAGCATTGATCAATGAATCGGTTCGTTTCATCGAAGTATTGCAGCACATCAGTcacatcatcatcatcgaTGGGTATGTTTTTTAGCGTGTAACCTTTCCTTATTAGATACTCTGGAATGACCTGGAATTTGATAACAGAAAGAATATGAGTAATGTTAAATTCTGCACCCAATGGTCTGTGGTCAATAATTGGACGGATTCCGCCAAGATATATGCCTCCTAATATCCTGGTAACTTCCTCGTCTACTGAGTTTGCATTTCCAGCCATCTTCCCTGTAATTTCTTGCTGCTTTTACTGCTTTCTCTGCGTTATACCTGTATTAGATGCATTCGATGAGCTGAggtataattttttttttcagttagatttcttttttttagcgctaagaaaatttcaaaattgcaGCCGTGGAGACCCAGATGGATATATTGTAGATCATTAAAAGTTGTGTCATCTCAAACTAAGAGTGGTTAATATATGTATGTGTGTAAATAACTTTTTAtaaatttgtttcttttatttctatagaatttctttaataaaaatttgcaaCTTTAGTTTAACGTCTAGAATCAAGCAAAGTTTGACCCAATGGTGTTTTCGAGACTCCGTTGGCATTCGTATATACCACCTGGCCTCTTAATATGGTTTTCAAAACTGTGCCCTTGACCGTCATCCCGTTGTAGGCAGtcaatttgtttttgaagtaGACACTTGAATTActtattttatgtttactTGCAGTATCAAATACCACCAAATCAGCATCGTACCCGGGAGCTATAGTGCCTTTTTGGTGAGATAGTCCTACCTGATGGGATGTATTTTTACAGCACCATGTAACGATATCGACCAAAGAGCAGCCTTGGGTAAACATCAATGGCAAACCTAGTCCGACGGAAGCGATTCCTCCCCAAGAATCGAAAAAGTCACCTTTTTGCAAGTTCTTCAACTCAGGGGTGCATGGCGAATGGTCGCTCACTACTGAGCCTATAACACCTTCACGCAAAGCGTCCCATAGGCCTTGGCGATTAGACTCAGAGCGGATGGGTGGACAACATTTAAAGTAGGTGGCTCCGTCTGGGATCTGCTCTGCAGCAATACACAAATAGTGGAAACAAGTCTCTGTTGTGACTGGTAGCCCTGACGCACGTGCCTTTCTGATCAAGGGAATTGCTTTCATTGATGCCAGATGAACTATATGTACAGGAGGAACTGGTCCATTTCTGGCTCTCAAGCATTCGAGAATCAAATTGATGGCGTCTATTTCGAAAGAATCCGGCCTCGAGGACAAAAACGAAGAATATTCACGATGGCTTTGCTCGGGTTGCTGTTGGTCCTCATGTGCCTTGGGCAACTCAGCATGAAACATCATCATGGTATCCTCCTCGGCTAAGACCTTCAAGGCTTCttctatatattctttGCCAATTGGAGGGAATTCTTCCACACCAGAATCAAGCAAGAATCCTTTGAACCCGCGAACGCCAGCTTTGACAAGCGGAATTAAGTCTGGCAAGTTGTGTGGTACCAGTCCACCCCAAAACCCAACATCGCACCACATTTGGCCCTCAGCAGCTTCCAATTTAATTCGGAAATTCTCCACATTTGTTGTGGGAGGAATAGCATTTAGCGGCATATCAACCACCGTTGTGACCCCGCCACTAATAGCAGCTTGAGTTCCAGTTTCGAATCCTTCCCAGCTAGTCCTACCGGGCTCGTTCAAGTGAACATGAGAGTCCACAAGTCCAGGCAGAATTGTACATGGAGATACGTTCTCCAGCGTATGTATTTCATATTTGGTTATCTCAGTTTTCTCCATAACCACGGAGCCTTCTAAAACATCCAGAATCGTGCCTGATTCGGTCGAATACACAATAGTCGCAGGTTTATTTGCACCATTGATAATGACATGGTCGGAAGTGATGGCATTGATAGGCATCTTTGTTCTTCGCAGtatttcactttttttttgcctaTACGTTTTTGCGAAATATACACTTTTCTAACCTAATTAAAGATagctaaaagaaaaaggggTACCTTCAATTACAAGATACCAGTAGAAACTCATCACTTTTGCGTTACCTCATCATTGTCCCCTTCGATGAGATATGCCTCCTCTATATAGATAATTAAGCACCGCAATTTTGAACCACTTCTCCTGATAAAGTTCCATCAGTCCACCATCAACACATTTGCGCCTATTCGATGATCCGCAGTAAGGGACAATAGAATCGAAACATGCAGTTCCTTTCTTTCCTGCAATTCTCGGGTCTAATGTGGCTCGAGGGTATCTCTTATCGGTATTACTTTCttatcaatgaaaaatttctgcCAGGGAAAATGCGCCCGCTTTTTTTCCGGCCATCCTTACTCGCTGTCGCATACAAAATAGCGCCTCTAATCTAGTTGCGATAAGGAATGTGTATGTGTAATTGAAGATCCAGgatgttttccttttcaggGAGATGAGAAGGAATAATAGGATGGATTGACCGCTTTGCTGTCACGTCGATAAGGttcctttaaaaattgtGTCCAATGATTAGCATAGAGAGGTAGAGTATCAGAGAAACAAGTTTGTAATCGAGAAACTTGATCTGCTAGTGTTGAGCATAGAAGGCTAGGAAAACATggggaagaaaaaaaaagtataaataaTTAGCTTGATGAGTAGtttgaatatatatgttACTTTAGTTTCCCTTTTTGACCTTTTATATTCATCTACATCTTGTGATATAAAACATCAACAAAGACGAGAATGGCTAACGACGCTCTAAGTGCTATTTTCAGTAATCCTTCGAGGAAAGGTGTCCAACCCTCCACATCTATTGTGTCATATACAaacaatgaagatgatattATAGATGTGGAAAATGGGAAGttcaacaagaacaagaataTCAACACTAATGTGTATGTGGACAACTCCTCAATAGAGGAGAGCGAAGTCGTGCCCTTGCCCGAAACAAAGTCCATCTGGAGTAAAATATACTACGATTTCATTGTGTTAGACAAGACAACTTTGAATGTTTCGTTGAAAGAGTCGTTCTTGTATAACAGAGACTTGAAACCggttgaagaagaaagaaggtGTTGGTCCTGGTTCAATTACTTATATTTCTGGCTGGCAGACTGTTTCAATATTAACACATGGCAAATAGCTGGTACAGGTCTACAACTAGGTCTGAATTGGTGGCAATGTTGGCTTACAGTTTGGATCGGCTACACTTTTGCAGGTATCTTCGTAGTATTGAACTCGAGATTTGGTTCCGCATATCACTTATCTTTCCCTATTACTGTTAGGGCCTCATTTggtatattcttttctatgTGGCCGATTATAAATCGTGTCGTGATGGCTATAGTATGGTATGCCGTGCAAGCCTGGTTAGGTGCAACGCCCGTGGCACTGATGCTAAAATCTATTTTTGGCAAGAATCTGGAAGATAGAATCCCAAACCATTTTGGTTCTCCAAATAGCACTACTTTTGAATTCATGtgtttctttatattttgGGTGGTCAGTATACCATTTGTCCTAGTGGCTCCTCATAAAATCAGGCATTTATTCACAGTAAAAGCAGCTTTGATCCCCTTCGCAGCCTTTGGATTTTTAATCTGggctttgaagaaatcgCACGGTAAAATTGAGTTGGGGACGCTGAATGATTATTCACCTCATGGTTCCGAATTTTCATGGATATTCGTTAGATCCCTAATGGCCTGTGTTGCTAACTTTGCCGCTTTGATTATCAACGCCCCTGACTTCGGTAGATTTGCCAAAAATCCTCAAGCGTCTTTGTGGCCACAATTGGTTGCCATCCCATTGTTCTTCGCCATAACATGTTTGATCGGTATCATTGTTACTGCGGCCGGTTATCACTTATATGGGGTTAACTATTGGTCACCACTGGATGTACTTGGTCAATTTTTGGAGACCACTTACACCAGAGGTACTAGGGCTGGTGTGttcttgatttcttttgtatttgCCTTAGCTCAACTGGGTACAAACATTTCTGCCAACTCTCTGGCATGTGGTGCTGATATGACGGCTTTGTTTCCAAgatatattaatattagaAGAGGTTCTTTATTCTGTGTGGCAATGGCTCTATGTATCTGTCCATGGAACTTAATGGCCAGTTCAAGTAAGTTCACCAGCGCTTTGGGTGCTTATGCAATTTTCCTTTCCAGTATTGCTGGTGTCATTTGCGCGGATTATTTCGTAGTAAGAAGAGGATATGTGAAATTAACACATTTATTCCTGGCACAGAAGGGTTCCTTTTACATGTTTGGAAACAAATTTGGTGCCAATTGGAGGGCCTTTGTTGCGTATATTTGCGGTATCGCTCCAAATTTACCAGGTTTTATAGGTGATGTTGGAGCTCCAAAAATTACGGTTTCAGAGGGTGCAATGAGGTTATACTATTTAGGTTATCCGGTAGGTTTCTTTATTAGTGCGGTGATATACCTCATATTATGTTACTTTTTTCCTGTCCCTGGTACTCCCGTAACCAATTTTCTGACAGAGAAAGGATGGTTCCAAAGATGGGCTTATGTTGAGGACTTCGAGCAAGATTGGAAGAATGAGTTACGTAGGGATGACCTCTGCGATGACACAGTCAGTATCTATGATGGCACCGAGGAAAAGATAGTTTactaaataaaaatccCAATTTATTCTCTTACCAGTAGTGATCAGGAGAATtgataatttcttcaaaacaCCTTAATATTCGTTCTGTGTATTTTTATGTACCTTTCTTAATCAAATTTATCAGCTTCATACATGCATTCCCGTCTGAATAATGTACTGATGATTAGCTAAACCGTCATCAACCTACCAAACTTGCGCTTGTTTGAGCCTATCAGAACTCCGGATAATTCCGACATCTTATCTTTGACTCGAATTAGCGATAAGATAAAAACACAGGAACCACAATGAAATTCAGCTGGAAGAAAAGTCTAAATTATAGACACATTTTCTGAGATCAAATGCTATAAAGGAATGGAAGTGCATTTTGCTATGATATGGGGAAATTATGAAGCCGATCAAACAATTAATTGTATCTAATCGGTCTCTTCTTTAGAAAAATGAAGTTTTTTAGTTTGGCAGATGAGGCAGAATTTAAGTCAATAatcatttcaaaaaacaaagcaGTAGATGTTATAGGATCTAAGTTAGGTGGTCAAgtggtttctttttcagatGAATGGTTTGCTTCTGCTGAAAATTTAATTCAGCCAACTGCTCCTATAAGGGATCCTACCAGATTTGTTCATTCAGGCGCATGGTACGACGGCTGGGAAACACGAAGACATAATGAGATGGAATACGATTGGGTTATCATCAAGATGGGAGTCGCTGCTGCCCATATTATTGGTGGTGAAATTGACACTGCGTTTTTCAATGGTAATCATGCACCATTTGTATCAATAGAGGCGCTCTATGACGAGGGCGAAGAAGGTAATATAGTGGAAGATGACTCGCGTTGGGTTGAGATTGTTGAGAAATTTGAGTGTGGTCCTTCGCAAAGGCATCTTTTCGTTAGAGGCAACGGCCTTACTAAAGAAAGGTTTACTCACATCAAGCTGAAGATGTACCCCGATGGAGGAATCGCCAGATTTAGATTATACGGAAGAGTTGTTCCTCCAGAACTCAAAACGAAGGATCATATAATTGACTTGGCTTATGTTTGCAATGGTGCTGTCGCTTTAAAGTATTCTGACCAACACTTCGGTTCAGTTGATAATTTGCTACTGCCAGGTCGAGGTCATGATATGTCGGACGGCTGGGAAACCAAAAGATCGAGACAACCAGGTCATACTGATTGGGCGGTAATTCAACTGGGCAGGGAGTCTTCTTTCATTGAGAAGATTATTGTTGATACGGCACACTTCAGGGGGAACTTCCCTCAGTTCATTACCGTGGAAGGTTGCTTGAAGGAGTCAGAATCAAGTGAGAACACTGGTGAAGGAACATGGGTAGAGCTAGTTGGTAAGTCAAAGACGGGGCCTGACAAAGAACATGTGTATGAAATACGTAAGAGTATAAGAGTCTCCCATGTCAAATTAACGATTATTCCAGATGGAGGagtgaaaagaataagagTTTGGGGGTACTGATAAATACTTAACTACTGTATATTTTAAACCAATGCACTCTTGGCACTTTAAAAGTAAAGGTATAAATGTAGTTaaaagtttttgttttgataATTGAATGTTTTCATTTCGCTATCCCCACGCTACTTTAtttacttcttcttcttcacgACAAAACATTAAAATTTACACTCTATAAAAAACAATCATATttctatttatttttgtgAGTTGACAAATCTTATCATAGTGATTAGAATCTGTAAACCGATCTCAATCGTGTCCAGAAACAGCGTGCCATCCCTTTGGAATGTTTTCGCCAGTTTATTTTGCAAACCCGAGAATCCTGCACAACCTAATATTACAATGTCTGAATCAAgctttttaatattttcgCGATATATAATTTCTGCTATCTGCTGGAAATTTTCTGGACTATGTAGGTCGAGGACCTGTAAATCAGTAGATACCGTACCTTTCCATAAATTTTTGTTAACTGTATTCCCTGTCAAGAATTTCGATTCCACAGAGTTATTCAATATTGGAATCcattctttatttgaagtAATAATAGAGAACTTCTTTCCAACCAAATTGCAATAATTAATACTACTATCTAATAACCCAACAATAGAAACAtctgctttttctttagcaGCTCTATCCTTTATCTTTGCTACCAAAGGATGATCTGAAAAACAGGCAATTAATATCCCGTTGAATTTCTGAAAGTAATATACCGACTCCTGGTCATCAATTAAGAGGGGAAGACAGGCCTCCATACTTTTAATACTTGTTTCCTGCCCATCAATTTGTGGTGGCGACGTGTCTGGCCCTGTGAAATAACTGATTTTACATGAttccattgaaaaagtCTTTTCAATGGTTTCCCGCAAGGACACCGTCATTGACTTCGAACTATTAGGATTCACAACAAGTATTCTTGTTTCCATCGTTCGATAATTTGCTTAGctagtttttctttgttcttttgattttcctGAGGTAAGAATTAGTAATTCAGTTTCCTTACATATTCTCGCTTCAAAGGCTTAAATATGATCTGGcatggagaaaaaatatgagTTCAATTTGTCATACCTTATCAGGCCTTATCAGCTCAAATTTGATTGGATTATGCGTTAAAACAGCGCCTAAAATTCTTCGAATATTCGTCAGGTTATGTACGTATACATTCTATAATTTACTTAAGTCAACTGGTTTGGCACTTGGcttaataatttcatcataCAATAAAGTGGTCAAGAAGTCGCTAAAGATTTTACCAGTGACTTCAGGCAAAAAATACTTGGCTGCCAAGGCAaacttgttcttttcaCCCAGCGGACTTGCTGAAGCCAATTTTGCAGTCTCTTCATTTAATATCTTAGCGGTCAATTCTGGAGTTACTTTGTCACCGGTATCACTTAAGACAACACCATGTTTAACCCACTGGTACAATTGACAACGTGATACTTCCGCAGTAGCGGCATCTTCCATCAAATGATTAATTGGGACACAACCAGATCCCCTTAACCAAGCCTCCATATATTGTAGGCCAATATCCAAGTTTACTCTGATTCCCTCAGTAGTGACTTGAGCATCTTGAATCTTCGTATTCAATAAATCAGATGATGTAACATGTACATCCGGGACAAAATATATTTGATTTGCTGTACCCATGTTACTGAAAACTTCATTACAAATCGGTGCCAATGCTGGGTGTGCTACCCATGACCCATCATGCCCATTCTTCATTTCTCTAATTTTGTCATTACGAACTTTGTTCATTGCAGCTTCATTAGCCTTTGGATCATCTTTTATGGGGATTTGGGCAGCCATACCACCCATCGCATGGACCCCTCTACGGTGACATGTATTGATCAATCTTTTCACATAAGCATCCATAAAAGGTGAAGTCATAGTCACTAGATCCCTATTTGGCAAAACGTGTTCAGGCAAGTTTCTCAGTTTTTTAATGGTCGAAAATATGTAGTCCCAACGACCACAGTTCAAACCGCTTGAATGTTCTCTTATTTGATAGATAATCTCCTCCATTTGGAAGGCCGCTGGCAAAGTTTCAATCAGAACAGTGGCCCTAATGGTACCGCGGGGCATTCCAATAAAATCTTGTGCAACACAGAATATGTCATTCCATAGTTTTACCTCCATATGGTGCTCCATCTTTGGTAAGTAAAAATAAGGTC from the Saccharomyces cerevisiae S288C chromosome IX, complete sequence genome contains:
- the DCG1 gene encoding Dcg1p (hypothetical protein; expression is sensitive to nitrogen catabolite repression and regulated by Dal80p; contains transmembrane domain), giving the protein METRILVVNPNSSKSMTVSLRETIEKTFSMESCKISYFTGPDTSPPQIDGQETSIKSMEACLPLLIDDQESVYYFQKFNGILIACFSDHPLVAKIKDRAAKEKADVSIVGLLDSSINYCNLVGKKFSIITSNKEWIPILNNSVESKFLTGNTVNKNLWKGTVSTDLQVLDLHSPENFQQIAEIIYRENIKKLDSDIVILGCAGFSGLQNKLAKTFQRDGTLFLDTIEIGLQILITMIRFVNSQK
- the DAL7 gene encoding malate synthase DAL7 (Malate synthase; can accept butyryl-CoA as acyl-CoA donor in addition to traditional substrate acetyl-CoA; recycles glyoxylate generated during allantoin degradation; SWAT-GFP and mCherry fusion proteins localize to the cytosol; expression sensitive to nitrogen catabolite repression and induced by allophanate, an intermediate in allantoin degradation), translating into MVKISLDNTALYADIDTTPQFEPSKTTVADILTKDALEFIVLLHRTFNSTRKQLLANRSNLQSKLDSGEYRFDFLPETEQIRNDPTWQGAIPAPGLINRSSEITGPPLRNMLVNALNAEVTTYMTDFEDSSSPTWENMIYGQVNLYDAIRNQIDFKTPRKEYRLKDDISRLPTLIVRPRGWHMVEKHLYIDDEPISASIFDFGLYFYHNAKELVKIGKGPYFYLPKMEHHMEVKLWNDIFCVAQDFIGMPRGTIRATVLIETLPAAFQMEEIIYQIREHSSGLNCGRWDYIFSTIKKLRNLPEHVLPNRDLVTMTSPFMDAYVKRLINTCHRRGVHAMGGMAAQIPIKDDPKANEAAMNKVRNDKIREMKNGHDGSWVAHPALAPICNEVFSNMGTANQIYFVPDVHVTSSDLLNTKIQDAQVTTEGIRVNLDIGLQYMEAWLRGSGCVPINHLMEDAATAEVSRCQLYQWVKHGVVLSDTGDKVTPELTAKILNEETAKLASASPLGEKNKFALAAKYFLPEVTGKIFSDFLTTLLYDEIIKPSAKPVDLSKL